In a single window of the Dreissena polymorpha isolate Duluth1 chromosome 3, UMN_Dpol_1.0, whole genome shotgun sequence genome:
- the LOC127874130 gene encoding von Willebrand factor D and EGF domain-containing protein-like isoform X8, which yields MRFLITVLYLWSVTNGDTDCDAIRSSTLPFLTQRLVGYVLQPSERPFSDSYLLPGWYRMKGFTLSSNASENCGVHLNWYMKDNKLPDVGIKIDAILCINDNSPCAEPYTKLIEIQKCGEHDYIFNLSPTDGSDEGYCIVPSTNETHNVSAPNIDYIAPAIDIRVIRKDEFVRRELEYFCSFDVNQADEKIIYTVTWHLADRSGLQKTLKIGTENKESNKTFEKATKLTEADLIQNGITKMGFSLLCAVQGQQSSIGNFSRTKFSNLKFCGIKVHSVSPLRVKDTDNAFISLELTVPFECPTSSKDCFIEVDVFTPTATIDTCTIATLANLQMNSRPCGVRFNTSEVHKIKNITITNKVGASVSKPEFGIEYDVLMSTHSLRSHDMLSKYWIESVKVHTFVDSTKVGSAHCFAHSDPHMQTFDKKLFENQKPGIYLLYRNTKYKTEVHTMHAPCPNYNERNDSPYCTKAVAVRAGRDVYIIDILEQSSTFKICDDAVLSHKIHKMPGNAYDIYLPTGAIVHIRNTWQTFLEIDIDAGLLDYKETDGLCGKFDGDSTNDAAGVCCKLEQSNSLFDHNFRLKLERWQEELTVCSCDCDPRDDCSLKNYVTCSSDRVKICAHVESKTVYSGMCLTDRRKRDIHVQHEFQPDSNVYALDSLISKGRFRREATVLDLPTARRQCENAMNTTSVQMCSDLPGLNINTYIENCALDAMASNSMEWTQLHIEGIKKACIRIVEFNQPIPAEILANFNTTSNYENNSTNTSDVSFLLSTTPSFLNTSLFTSDLLQRIKEVSCPNDCDNHGQCMNGKCRCDNGYIGDDCSVDSNAAPIIVGIPDRGLCDIKERPCKQTAVIGRNFVESAKLSCRLTPIQVAFENQTIEFPSTVVNASLDTFLQIFCPLPKRQRRSVDSYNSSDVAAHGYRVSVSNNMKNFSNEDTIVIYDSRCTDCEKRNGTIVCTRKPQNCMHDGRCYEQGDIVDGYECVGSSTIQWNEVVTTKDVHPPKTTSSTDQGYSVVTTKDVHPPKTTSSTDQGYSAGVTTEDVRPPKTTSSREQGYTSRTVPSTSFAKPHHKSSAAPLHQGLIILATTFTIQEIMRAHMMGT from the exons ATGCGTTTTCTGATCACTGTTCTGTATTTATGGTCGGTTACGAATG GAGACACAGACTGCGATGCCATAAGATCTTCTACTCTTCCATTCTTAACCCAACGGTTGGTAGGTTATGTACTACAACCATCTGAAAGGCCCTTCTCAGACAGTTATCTTCTGCCAGGATGGTATAGAATGAAAGGCTTTACGCTTTCATCGAATGCATCGGAAAACTGCGGAGTGCACCTTAACTGGTACATGAAAG ATAACAAACTACCTGATGTCGGGATTAAGATTGACGCAATTTTGTGCATAAATGACAACTCTCCTTGTGCCGAACCATATACCAAATTGATTGAAATACAAAAATGTGGCGAACACGATTATATATTTAATCTTTCGCCCACCGATGGATCAGATGAAGGATATTGCATAG TACCTTCGACTAACGAAACACACA ACGTTTCTGCTCCGAATATCGACTATATAGCACCTGCAATAGACATACGCGTGATACGAAAAGATGAATTTGTCAGAAGAGAACTGGAGTACTTTTGCAGTTTTGATGTGAATCAAGCGGACGAAAAGATTATTTATACAGTAACATGGCATCTGGCTGACAGGTCCGGTCTACAAAAGACGTTGAAGATTGGTACAGAAAATAAAGAGTCAAACAAAACGTTTGAAAAAGCAACAAAACTTACCGAGGCAGATCTTATTcaaaatggaataacaaaaatGGGATTTTCG CTCCTTTGTGCCGTGCAAGGGCAACAATCAAGTATAGGTAATTTCAGCCGCACGAAGTTCAGTAACTTGAAGTTTTGTGGAATTAAG GTACATTCTGTCAGTCCACTTAGGGTTAAGGATACCGACAATGCCTTTATAAGTCTTGAACTCACCGTGCCATTTGAATGTCCCACATCATCCAAAGACTGTTTCATCGAAGTGGATGTGTTTACACCAACAGCAACAATAGACACCTGCACTATTGCTACATTGGCAAACTTGCAAATGAATTCCAGGCCGTGTGGCGTGCGTTTTAACACATCCGAAGTACATAAAATTAAGAATATAACAATAACGAATAAAGTCGGAGCCAGCGTTTCGAAACCAGAGTTTGGAATTGAGTATGACGTTCTGATGAGCACGCATTCTCTTAGATCGCACGACATGTTGAGCAAGTATTGGATAGAGTCCGTTAAA GTTCACACATTTGTAGATTCTACAAAAGTTGGCTCTGCTCATTGTTTTGCACATAGCGATCCACACATGCAAACGTTTGACAAAAA GTTATTTGAGAACCAAAAGCCAGGAATATACTTGTTGTATaggaatacaaaatataaaactgaG GTTCATACGATGCATGCCCCGTGCCCTAATTATAACGAAAGAAATGACAGTCCTTACTGCACCAAAGCGGTCGCGGTTCGGGCTGGTAGGGACGTTTACATCATCGACATTTTGGAACAGTCCTCGACATTTAAAATCTGCGATGATGCAGTGTTGTcacataaaatacacaaaatgccTGGTAATGCATACGAT ATCTATTTACCAACGGGAGCCATTGTACATATTCGCAACACATGGCAAACGTTCCTTGAAATAGATATAGACGCAGGACTTCTCGATTACAAAGAAACCGATGGGTTATGCGGCAAGTTTGATGGCGACAGTACAAACGATGCAGCGGGCGTCTGTTGCAA ATTGGAGCAATCAAACAGCCTTTTTGATCATAACTTTAGACTCAAACTAGAAAGGTGGCAGGAAGAATTAACAGTATGTTCTTGTGATTGCGACCCCAGGGATGACTGTagtttgaaaaattatgtcaCTTGCAGTAGCGACAGAGTAAAAATATGCGCTCATGTCGAGTCTAAAACCGTCTACAGTGGAATGTGTTTGACGGATAGACGTAAAAGAGATATTCATGTTCAACATGAATTTCAGCCTGACAGCAATGTGTATGCTTTGGATTCTCTG ATTTCGAAAGGGCGTTTTCGAAGAGAAGCAACTGTCCTGGATCTCCCGACAGCGAGACGTCAGTGTGAAAATGCGATGAATACGACCAGTGTGCAGATGTGCTCTGATCTTCCTGGTTTAAATATTAATACGTACATAGAAAACTGTGCTTTGGATGCTATG GCCTCTAATTCGATGGAATGGACACAGCTGCACATTGAAGGCATTAAAAAGGCGTGTATACGAATCGTAGAATTCAATCAACCTATACCAGCTGAAATCCTTGCAAATTTTAATACAACATCGAATTACGAAAATAACTCGACTAACACTAGTGATGTTTCGTTTTTGCTATCAACAACTCCATCGTTTCTCAACACATCGCTATTTACATCGGATTTACTACAGAGAATCAAGGAGGTGTCATGTCCGAATGACTGTGACAACCATGGACAATGCATGAATG GAAAATGCCGATGCGATAATGGTTACATAGGAGATGACTGTTCCGTAGACTCGAATGCTGCCCCTATAATTGTTGGTATACCAGATAGAGGATTGTGCGATATCAAGGAACGACCGTGCAAACAGACTGCTGTCATTGGAAGAAACTTTGTTGAATCAGCGAAACTATCTTGTAGATTAACTCCAATACAG GTGGCATTTGAAAATCAAACTATCGAATTTCCTTCCACTGTGGTAAATGCTTCACTGGacacttttttgcaaatattctgTCCTTTGCCTAAACGTCAAAGACGTTCTGTAGACTCATACAATTCGAGTGATGTAGCTGCCCACGGATACAGAGTGTCAGTTAGTAACAACATGAAGAATTTCAGTAACGAGGACACGATCGTGATTTATGACTCTAGATGCACTGATTGTGAGAAACGCAATGGAACCATTGTTTGCACAAGAAAG CCACAAAACTGCATGCATGACGGGCGCTGTTACGAACAGGGAGATATAGTTGACGGCTACGAATGTGTAGGAAGTTCAACAATTCAATGGAATGAAG TTGTGACAACGAAAGACGTGCATCCCCCCAAAACAACAAGTTCTACAGATCAAGGTTACTCCGTT GTGACAACGAAAGACGTGCATCCCCCCAAAACAACGAGTTCTACAGATCAAGGTTACTCCG CAGGTGTTACAACGGAAGACGTGCGTCCGCCTAAAACAACGAGTTCTAGAGAGCAAGGTTACACCT CTCGTACTGTCCCTTCGACTTCTTTTGCGAAACCACACCACAAATCCTCGGCAGCGCCACTGCATCAAGGCTTGATAATATTGGCCACCACATTCACAATTCAAGAAATAATGCGTGCAC
- the LOC127874130 gene encoding von Willebrand factor D and EGF domain-containing protein-like isoform X1, translating to MRFLITVLYLWSVTNGDTDCDAIRSSTLPFLTQRLVGYVLQPSERPFSDSYLLPGWYRMKGFTLSSNASENCGVHLNWYMKDNKLPDVGIKIDAILCINDNSPCAEPYTKLIEIQKCGEHDYIFNLSPTDGSDEGYCIVPSTNETHNVSAPNIDYIAPAIDIRVIRKDEFVRRELEYFCSFDVNQADEKIIYTVTWHLADRSGLQKTLKIGTENKESNKTFEKATKLTEADLIQNGITKMGFSLLCAVQGQQSSIGNFSRTKFSNLKFCGIKVHSVSPLRVKDTDNAFISLELTVPFECPTSSKDCFIEVDVFTPTATIDTCTIATLANLQMNSRPCGVRFNTSEVHKIKNITITNKVGASVSKPEFGIEYDVLMSTHSLRSHDMLSKYWIESVKVHTFVDSTKVGSAHCFAHSDPHMQTFDKKLFENQKPGIYLLYRNTKYKTEVHTMHAPCPNYNERNDSPYCTKAVAVRAGRDVYIIDILEQSSTFKICDDAVLSHKIHKMPGNAYDIYLPTGAIVHIRNTWQTFLEIDIDAGLLDYKETDGLCGKFDGDSTNDAAGVCCKLEQSNSLFDHNFRLKLERWQEELTVCSCDCDPRDDCSLKNYVTCSSDRVKICAHVESKTVYSGMCLTDRRKRDIHVQHEFQPDSNVYALDSLISKGRFRREATVLDLPTARRQCENAMNTTSVQMCSDLPGLNINTYIENCALDAMASNSMEWTQLHIEGIKKACIRIVEFNQPIPAEILANFNTTSNYENNSTNTSDVSFLLSTTPSFLNTSLFTSDLLQRIKEVSCPNDCDNHGQCMNGKCRCDNGYIGDDCSVDSNAAPIIVGIPDRGLCDIKERPCKQTAVIGRNFVESAKLSCRLTPIQVAFENQTIEFPSTVVNASLDTFLQIFCPLPKRQRRSVDSYNSSDVAAHGYRVSVSNNMKNFSNEDTIVIYDSRCTDCEKRNGTIVCTRKPQNCMHDGRCYEQGDIVDGYECVGSSTIQWNEVVTTKDVHPPKTTSSTDQGYSVVTTKDVHPPKTTSSTDQGYSVPSVVTTKDVHPPKTTSSTDQGYSAGVTTEDVRPPKTTSSREQGYTSRTVPSTSFAKPHHKSSAAPLHQGLIILATTFTIQEIMRAHMMGT from the exons ATGCGTTTTCTGATCACTGTTCTGTATTTATGGTCGGTTACGAATG GAGACACAGACTGCGATGCCATAAGATCTTCTACTCTTCCATTCTTAACCCAACGGTTGGTAGGTTATGTACTACAACCATCTGAAAGGCCCTTCTCAGACAGTTATCTTCTGCCAGGATGGTATAGAATGAAAGGCTTTACGCTTTCATCGAATGCATCGGAAAACTGCGGAGTGCACCTTAACTGGTACATGAAAG ATAACAAACTACCTGATGTCGGGATTAAGATTGACGCAATTTTGTGCATAAATGACAACTCTCCTTGTGCCGAACCATATACCAAATTGATTGAAATACAAAAATGTGGCGAACACGATTATATATTTAATCTTTCGCCCACCGATGGATCAGATGAAGGATATTGCATAG TACCTTCGACTAACGAAACACACA ACGTTTCTGCTCCGAATATCGACTATATAGCACCTGCAATAGACATACGCGTGATACGAAAAGATGAATTTGTCAGAAGAGAACTGGAGTACTTTTGCAGTTTTGATGTGAATCAAGCGGACGAAAAGATTATTTATACAGTAACATGGCATCTGGCTGACAGGTCCGGTCTACAAAAGACGTTGAAGATTGGTACAGAAAATAAAGAGTCAAACAAAACGTTTGAAAAAGCAACAAAACTTACCGAGGCAGATCTTATTcaaaatggaataacaaaaatGGGATTTTCG CTCCTTTGTGCCGTGCAAGGGCAACAATCAAGTATAGGTAATTTCAGCCGCACGAAGTTCAGTAACTTGAAGTTTTGTGGAATTAAG GTACATTCTGTCAGTCCACTTAGGGTTAAGGATACCGACAATGCCTTTATAAGTCTTGAACTCACCGTGCCATTTGAATGTCCCACATCATCCAAAGACTGTTTCATCGAAGTGGATGTGTTTACACCAACAGCAACAATAGACACCTGCACTATTGCTACATTGGCAAACTTGCAAATGAATTCCAGGCCGTGTGGCGTGCGTTTTAACACATCCGAAGTACATAAAATTAAGAATATAACAATAACGAATAAAGTCGGAGCCAGCGTTTCGAAACCAGAGTTTGGAATTGAGTATGACGTTCTGATGAGCACGCATTCTCTTAGATCGCACGACATGTTGAGCAAGTATTGGATAGAGTCCGTTAAA GTTCACACATTTGTAGATTCTACAAAAGTTGGCTCTGCTCATTGTTTTGCACATAGCGATCCACACATGCAAACGTTTGACAAAAA GTTATTTGAGAACCAAAAGCCAGGAATATACTTGTTGTATaggaatacaaaatataaaactgaG GTTCATACGATGCATGCCCCGTGCCCTAATTATAACGAAAGAAATGACAGTCCTTACTGCACCAAAGCGGTCGCGGTTCGGGCTGGTAGGGACGTTTACATCATCGACATTTTGGAACAGTCCTCGACATTTAAAATCTGCGATGATGCAGTGTTGTcacataaaatacacaaaatgccTGGTAATGCATACGAT ATCTATTTACCAACGGGAGCCATTGTACATATTCGCAACACATGGCAAACGTTCCTTGAAATAGATATAGACGCAGGACTTCTCGATTACAAAGAAACCGATGGGTTATGCGGCAAGTTTGATGGCGACAGTACAAACGATGCAGCGGGCGTCTGTTGCAA ATTGGAGCAATCAAACAGCCTTTTTGATCATAACTTTAGACTCAAACTAGAAAGGTGGCAGGAAGAATTAACAGTATGTTCTTGTGATTGCGACCCCAGGGATGACTGTagtttgaaaaattatgtcaCTTGCAGTAGCGACAGAGTAAAAATATGCGCTCATGTCGAGTCTAAAACCGTCTACAGTGGAATGTGTTTGACGGATAGACGTAAAAGAGATATTCATGTTCAACATGAATTTCAGCCTGACAGCAATGTGTATGCTTTGGATTCTCTG ATTTCGAAAGGGCGTTTTCGAAGAGAAGCAACTGTCCTGGATCTCCCGACAGCGAGACGTCAGTGTGAAAATGCGATGAATACGACCAGTGTGCAGATGTGCTCTGATCTTCCTGGTTTAAATATTAATACGTACATAGAAAACTGTGCTTTGGATGCTATG GCCTCTAATTCGATGGAATGGACACAGCTGCACATTGAAGGCATTAAAAAGGCGTGTATACGAATCGTAGAATTCAATCAACCTATACCAGCTGAAATCCTTGCAAATTTTAATACAACATCGAATTACGAAAATAACTCGACTAACACTAGTGATGTTTCGTTTTTGCTATCAACAACTCCATCGTTTCTCAACACATCGCTATTTACATCGGATTTACTACAGAGAATCAAGGAGGTGTCATGTCCGAATGACTGTGACAACCATGGACAATGCATGAATG GAAAATGCCGATGCGATAATGGTTACATAGGAGATGACTGTTCCGTAGACTCGAATGCTGCCCCTATAATTGTTGGTATACCAGATAGAGGATTGTGCGATATCAAGGAACGACCGTGCAAACAGACTGCTGTCATTGGAAGAAACTTTGTTGAATCAGCGAAACTATCTTGTAGATTAACTCCAATACAG GTGGCATTTGAAAATCAAACTATCGAATTTCCTTCCACTGTGGTAAATGCTTCACTGGacacttttttgcaaatattctgTCCTTTGCCTAAACGTCAAAGACGTTCTGTAGACTCATACAATTCGAGTGATGTAGCTGCCCACGGATACAGAGTGTCAGTTAGTAACAACATGAAGAATTTCAGTAACGAGGACACGATCGTGATTTATGACTCTAGATGCACTGATTGTGAGAAACGCAATGGAACCATTGTTTGCACAAGAAAG CCACAAAACTGCATGCATGACGGGCGCTGTTACGAACAGGGAGATATAGTTGACGGCTACGAATGTGTAGGAAGTTCAACAATTCAATGGAATGAAG TTGTGACAACGAAAGACGTGCATCCCCCCAAAACAACAAGTTCTACAGATCAAGGTTACTCCGTT GTGACAACGAAAGACGTGCATCCCCCCAAAACAACGAGTTCTACAGATCAAGGTTACTCCG TTCCGTCAGTTGTGACAACGAAAGACGTGCATCCCCCCAAAACAACGAGTTCTACAGATCAAGGTTACTCCG CAGGTGTTACAACGGAAGACGTGCGTCCGCCTAAAACAACGAGTTCTAGAGAGCAAGGTTACACCT CTCGTACTGTCCCTTCGACTTCTTTTGCGAAACCACACCACAAATCCTCGGCAGCGCCACTGCATCAAGGCTTGATAATATTGGCCACCACATTCACAATTCAAGAAATAATGCGTGCAC
- the LOC127874130 gene encoding von Willebrand factor D and EGF domain-containing protein-like isoform X17: MRFLITVLYLWSVTNGDTDCDAIRSSTLPFLTQRLVGYVLQPSERPFSDSYLLPGWYRMKGFTLSSNASENCGVHLNWYMKDNKLPDVGIKIDAILCINDNSPCAEPYTKLIEIQKCGEHDYIFNLSPTDGSDEGYCIVPSTNETHNVSAPNIDYIAPAIDIRVIRKDEFVRRELEYFCSFDVNQADEKIIYTVTWHLADRSGLQKTLKIGTENKESNKTFEKATKLTEADLIQNGITKMGFSLLCAVQGQQSSIGNFSRTKFSNLKFCGIKVHSVSPLRVKDTDNAFISLELTVPFECPTSSKDCFIEVDVFTPTATIDTCTIATLANLQMNSRPCGVRFNTSEVHKIKNITITNKVGASVSKPEFGIEYDVLMSTHSLRSHDMLSKYWIESVKVHTFVDSTKVGSAHCFAHSDPHMQTFDKKLFENQKPGIYLLYRNTKYKTEVHTMHAPCPNYNERNDSPYCTKAVAVRAGRDVYIIDILEQSSTFKICDDAVLSHKIHKMPGNAYDIYLPTGAIVHIRNTWQTFLEIDIDAGLLDYKETDGLCGKFDGDSTNDAAGVCCKLEQSNSLFDHNFRLKLERWQEELTVCSCDCDPRDDCSLKNYVTCSSDRVKICAHVESKTVYSGMCLTDRRKRDIHVQHEFQPDSNVYALDSLISKGRFRREATVLDLPTARRQCENAMNTTSVQMCSDLPGLNINTYIENCALDAMASNSMEWTQLHIEGIKKACIRIVEFNQPIPAEILANFNTTSNYENNSTNTSDVSFLLSTTPSFLNTSLFTSDLLQRIKEVSCPNDCDNHGQCMNGKCRCDNGYIGDDCSVDSNAAPIIVGIPDRGLCDIKERPCKQTAVIGRNFVESAKLSCRLTPIQVAFENQTIEFPSTVVNASLDTFLQIFCPLPKRQRRSVDSYNSSDVAAHGYRVSVSNNMKNFSNEDTIVIYDSRCTDCEKRNGTIVCTRKPQNCMHDGRCYEQGDIVDGYECVGSSTIQWNEVVTTKDVHPPKTTSSTDQGYSARTVPSTSFAKPHHKSSAAPLHQGLIILATTFTIQEIMRAHMMGT; encoded by the exons ATGCGTTTTCTGATCACTGTTCTGTATTTATGGTCGGTTACGAATG GAGACACAGACTGCGATGCCATAAGATCTTCTACTCTTCCATTCTTAACCCAACGGTTGGTAGGTTATGTACTACAACCATCTGAAAGGCCCTTCTCAGACAGTTATCTTCTGCCAGGATGGTATAGAATGAAAGGCTTTACGCTTTCATCGAATGCATCGGAAAACTGCGGAGTGCACCTTAACTGGTACATGAAAG ATAACAAACTACCTGATGTCGGGATTAAGATTGACGCAATTTTGTGCATAAATGACAACTCTCCTTGTGCCGAACCATATACCAAATTGATTGAAATACAAAAATGTGGCGAACACGATTATATATTTAATCTTTCGCCCACCGATGGATCAGATGAAGGATATTGCATAG TACCTTCGACTAACGAAACACACA ACGTTTCTGCTCCGAATATCGACTATATAGCACCTGCAATAGACATACGCGTGATACGAAAAGATGAATTTGTCAGAAGAGAACTGGAGTACTTTTGCAGTTTTGATGTGAATCAAGCGGACGAAAAGATTATTTATACAGTAACATGGCATCTGGCTGACAGGTCCGGTCTACAAAAGACGTTGAAGATTGGTACAGAAAATAAAGAGTCAAACAAAACGTTTGAAAAAGCAACAAAACTTACCGAGGCAGATCTTATTcaaaatggaataacaaaaatGGGATTTTCG CTCCTTTGTGCCGTGCAAGGGCAACAATCAAGTATAGGTAATTTCAGCCGCACGAAGTTCAGTAACTTGAAGTTTTGTGGAATTAAG GTACATTCTGTCAGTCCACTTAGGGTTAAGGATACCGACAATGCCTTTATAAGTCTTGAACTCACCGTGCCATTTGAATGTCCCACATCATCCAAAGACTGTTTCATCGAAGTGGATGTGTTTACACCAACAGCAACAATAGACACCTGCACTATTGCTACATTGGCAAACTTGCAAATGAATTCCAGGCCGTGTGGCGTGCGTTTTAACACATCCGAAGTACATAAAATTAAGAATATAACAATAACGAATAAAGTCGGAGCCAGCGTTTCGAAACCAGAGTTTGGAATTGAGTATGACGTTCTGATGAGCACGCATTCTCTTAGATCGCACGACATGTTGAGCAAGTATTGGATAGAGTCCGTTAAA GTTCACACATTTGTAGATTCTACAAAAGTTGGCTCTGCTCATTGTTTTGCACATAGCGATCCACACATGCAAACGTTTGACAAAAA GTTATTTGAGAACCAAAAGCCAGGAATATACTTGTTGTATaggaatacaaaatataaaactgaG GTTCATACGATGCATGCCCCGTGCCCTAATTATAACGAAAGAAATGACAGTCCTTACTGCACCAAAGCGGTCGCGGTTCGGGCTGGTAGGGACGTTTACATCATCGACATTTTGGAACAGTCCTCGACATTTAAAATCTGCGATGATGCAGTGTTGTcacataaaatacacaaaatgccTGGTAATGCATACGAT ATCTATTTACCAACGGGAGCCATTGTACATATTCGCAACACATGGCAAACGTTCCTTGAAATAGATATAGACGCAGGACTTCTCGATTACAAAGAAACCGATGGGTTATGCGGCAAGTTTGATGGCGACAGTACAAACGATGCAGCGGGCGTCTGTTGCAA ATTGGAGCAATCAAACAGCCTTTTTGATCATAACTTTAGACTCAAACTAGAAAGGTGGCAGGAAGAATTAACAGTATGTTCTTGTGATTGCGACCCCAGGGATGACTGTagtttgaaaaattatgtcaCTTGCAGTAGCGACAGAGTAAAAATATGCGCTCATGTCGAGTCTAAAACCGTCTACAGTGGAATGTGTTTGACGGATAGACGTAAAAGAGATATTCATGTTCAACATGAATTTCAGCCTGACAGCAATGTGTATGCTTTGGATTCTCTG ATTTCGAAAGGGCGTTTTCGAAGAGAAGCAACTGTCCTGGATCTCCCGACAGCGAGACGTCAGTGTGAAAATGCGATGAATACGACCAGTGTGCAGATGTGCTCTGATCTTCCTGGTTTAAATATTAATACGTACATAGAAAACTGTGCTTTGGATGCTATG GCCTCTAATTCGATGGAATGGACACAGCTGCACATTGAAGGCATTAAAAAGGCGTGTATACGAATCGTAGAATTCAATCAACCTATACCAGCTGAAATCCTTGCAAATTTTAATACAACATCGAATTACGAAAATAACTCGACTAACACTAGTGATGTTTCGTTTTTGCTATCAACAACTCCATCGTTTCTCAACACATCGCTATTTACATCGGATTTACTACAGAGAATCAAGGAGGTGTCATGTCCGAATGACTGTGACAACCATGGACAATGCATGAATG GAAAATGCCGATGCGATAATGGTTACATAGGAGATGACTGTTCCGTAGACTCGAATGCTGCCCCTATAATTGTTGGTATACCAGATAGAGGATTGTGCGATATCAAGGAACGACCGTGCAAACAGACTGCTGTCATTGGAAGAAACTTTGTTGAATCAGCGAAACTATCTTGTAGATTAACTCCAATACAG GTGGCATTTGAAAATCAAACTATCGAATTTCCTTCCACTGTGGTAAATGCTTCACTGGacacttttttgcaaatattctgTCCTTTGCCTAAACGTCAAAGACGTTCTGTAGACTCATACAATTCGAGTGATGTAGCTGCCCACGGATACAGAGTGTCAGTTAGTAACAACATGAAGAATTTCAGTAACGAGGACACGATCGTGATTTATGACTCTAGATGCACTGATTGTGAGAAACGCAATGGAACCATTGTTTGCACAAGAAAG CCACAAAACTGCATGCATGACGGGCGCTGTTACGAACAGGGAGATATAGTTGACGGCTACGAATGTGTAGGAAGTTCAACAATTCAATGGAATGAAG TTGTGACAACGAAAGACGTGCATCCCCCCAAAACAACGAGTTCTACAGATCAAGGTTACTCCG CTCGTACTGTCCCTTCGACTTCTTTTGCGAAACCACACCACAAATCCTCGGCAGCGCCACTGCATCAAGGCTTGATAATATTGGCCACCACATTCACAATTCAAGAAATAATGCGTGCAC